Proteins from a single region of Coraliomargarita parva:
- a CDS encoding TetR/AcrR family transcriptional regulator codes for MARRKDHTREELTELAVESGRELVRKEGPEGLTARKVASAMGYTAGTLYNLFENIDGLATAINSRTLREFAETIREILSRYKKPRRRIDVICSAYLQLHREEPHLWTLLFATPLKDRNDEYGQAVHAVFDQVVEAILPLSGRIDNARKDAKIIWATLHGTCLLNQNGKLDITEADPPELLIKRFLDQIYPR; via the coding sequence ATGGCACGAAGAAAAGATCATACCCGCGAAGAACTGACAGAACTGGCCGTAGAAAGCGGACGCGAACTGGTACGCAAGGAGGGCCCGGAGGGCTTGACCGCCAGAAAAGTCGCGAGCGCGATGGGCTACACGGCCGGCACACTCTACAATCTCTTCGAGAACATCGACGGCTTGGCGACCGCGATCAACAGCCGCACCCTGAGGGAGTTTGCGGAAACAATTCGCGAGATTCTTTCAAGGTACAAGAAACCAAGGAGGCGCATCGACGTCATCTGCTCGGCCTACCTGCAACTCCACCGCGAAGAGCCGCACTTGTGGACTCTCCTCTTCGCCACGCCGCTGAAGGACAGGAACGACGAATATGGCCAAGCGGTCCATGCAGTCTTCGACCAGGTAGTGGAAGCCATTCTGCCGCTAAGCGGCCGCATCGACAATGCACGAAAAGACGCCAAGATCATTTGGGCCACACTTCACGGCACTTGCCTGCTCAACCAGAACGGCAAGCTCGACATCACAGAGGCGGACCCGCCCGAATTGCTGATCAAGCGCTTTCTCGATCAAATTTACCCACGTTGA
- a CDS encoding DUF2339 domain-containing protein: MEAIGLLFVLALLAALILPWVNTVKLMHRKQELDRLRSELAELKRASVASVVEAKTEAVTEKVPEPEPAPTEPKGRLVIPAAAPPPIPKPAPRPPVLEEKPELPPLPATSTVSEDAANRDWFSKLAVWVGAVALLMAGFYMVKYSIESGWMTPLVRLWITTVFGLSLCVSGFVISLKSKFQANERIGQALSGAGVACLYFASYAAVHLHGFLGTGAGFICMLSVTVLAVLLSLKNGAPIALMALLGGFLTPWLMHTGDLESVSLLAYLFLLYSAAQFLCVRRGWWGLWLFSIVAAYAWTLFILLGHWAGGGVQPDGLMFFLLGLCLINGGWALFSEERQLSELNRAMLVLVRLLVWGGGVFQALLLAWMGGFGHVDMAFCSVLSLGALCLAVLREREYLWASWLGLLAMVSASLFNLNPATSPWMLWPLGLSLVFAAVAHFKGLRSDYPIHWRALSMLALIWPAPVLYLREASLLPAEAAWPGGSWLVMSFVSALLLALAGEHVLRRATDGKAAFGEYQSFSVFLMAFGLWAFLPEAYLPHGLAVLFGLAGVYWKLRKISRVELVLGVMGLAWSIVMLLSMMSLGVYFFRLDEPLAEVVSGATCLSWLMGAALGLAGFKTFHLHWQQLQLSRLVAWWAGLCALFALTAAFQFLDTSFLHGHLTRMTVEGLLTSVLAVLAVSFLAAKHRVHGAGPASLFLALLFLLRVVWLHLCDKGASGPSFFMNALFWQFGLPFFACFVAAWLAARNEAEKLRAFYQICAMLLGFVWCTFLVQDYFGGRYLFSFRAQSTELYAYSVVWLLLAVVYQTIGLWRAQQVIHLGSLILLLITVAKVFLVDASELEGLFRVLSFLGLGMALIGIGFFYNKVVFSVNRRATAGSGSEPE, encoded by the coding sequence ATGGAAGCGATCGGACTGCTTTTTGTGTTGGCTTTGTTGGCTGCGCTCATTCTGCCTTGGGTTAATACGGTGAAGCTGATGCACCGGAAGCAGGAACTTGATCGGCTTCGTTCCGAGTTGGCTGAGCTCAAGCGAGCCTCGGTCGCGTCGGTGGTTGAGGCGAAAACTGAAGCGGTCACTGAGAAAGTGCCGGAGCCGGAGCCGGCGCCGACGGAACCGAAAGGTCGGCTCGTTATTCCGGCGGCGGCGCCTCCTCCGATCCCGAAGCCGGCCCCTCGTCCGCCTGTTTTGGAGGAAAAGCCGGAGCTGCCGCCGCTTCCCGCCACCTCAACAGTGAGTGAGGATGCCGCGAACCGTGACTGGTTCAGCAAGCTTGCGGTCTGGGTTGGGGCGGTTGCATTGCTGATGGCCGGCTTCTATATGGTGAAGTACTCGATCGAGTCCGGGTGGATGACGCCTCTTGTACGCTTATGGATCACCACTGTGTTTGGCCTCTCGCTATGCGTGTCGGGTTTTGTGATCAGCCTCAAATCGAAGTTTCAAGCAAACGAGCGCATCGGACAGGCCTTGTCGGGGGCGGGTGTGGCCTGCCTGTATTTCGCCTCCTATGCGGCCGTGCACTTGCACGGTTTTCTGGGTACGGGGGCGGGATTCATCTGCATGTTGTCGGTCACCGTTCTGGCCGTCCTCTTGTCATTGAAGAACGGCGCGCCTATCGCCCTGATGGCCTTGCTCGGAGGTTTCCTCACTCCCTGGTTGATGCATACCGGGGACCTGGAGAGTGTTTCGCTGTTGGCCTATCTTTTTCTGCTCTATTCGGCGGCGCAGTTTTTATGTGTGCGGCGCGGTTGGTGGGGGCTATGGCTGTTTTCGATTGTGGCTGCGTATGCATGGACGCTTTTCATCCTTCTTGGGCATTGGGCCGGCGGAGGGGTGCAGCCGGACGGCTTGATGTTCTTCCTTCTGGGGCTCTGTCTCATCAACGGCGGTTGGGCGTTGTTTTCTGAAGAGCGTCAACTGTCTGAGCTGAATCGTGCGATGCTGGTGCTGGTGCGCCTGCTGGTTTGGGGGGGCGGCGTCTTTCAGGCACTTCTGCTCGCGTGGATGGGCGGTTTCGGGCATGTCGACATGGCTTTCTGTTCGGTCCTGAGCCTGGGCGCGCTTTGTTTGGCGGTCTTACGTGAGCGCGAATACCTTTGGGCGTCCTGGCTGGGCTTGTTGGCCATGGTTTCCGCAAGTCTGTTCAATCTGAATCCCGCGACGAGTCCCTGGATGCTCTGGCCCCTGGGCTTGAGTCTTGTCTTTGCCGCCGTGGCTCACTTCAAAGGGCTGCGTTCGGACTATCCGATCCATTGGCGTGCCTTGTCCATGCTCGCCCTGATCTGGCCGGCGCCTGTTCTCTATCTTCGGGAGGCCAGCCTACTTCCTGCGGAGGCCGCCTGGCCCGGGGGAAGCTGGCTGGTAATGTCCTTTGTGTCTGCGCTCTTGCTCGCATTGGCAGGGGAGCATGTCTTGCGTCGTGCGACGGACGGAAAGGCGGCCTTCGGGGAATATCAGTCGTTCTCGGTCTTTTTGATGGCTTTTGGGCTTTGGGCCTTTTTGCCGGAGGCTTACCTGCCACATGGTCTGGCCGTTCTTTTCGGACTGGCGGGTGTTTACTGGAAGTTGCGCAAGATCAGCCGGGTTGAACTCGTGCTGGGGGTCATGGGACTGGCCTGGTCGATCGTGATGCTGCTTTCGATGATGAGTCTGGGAGTCTATTTCTTTCGTCTGGATGAACCGCTGGCGGAGGTCGTGTCGGGAGCGACCTGCCTGTCCTGGTTGATGGGGGCGGCTTTGGGGCTCGCGGGTTTCAAGACCTTTCATCTGCACTGGCAGCAATTGCAGCTATCGCGTCTGGTGGCATGGTGGGCGGGGTTGTGTGCGCTCTTTGCCCTCACGGCTGCTTTCCAGTTTCTGGATACAAGCTTCTTGCATGGACATCTGACCCGGATGACGGTGGAAGGTTTGCTGACGTCTGTGCTGGCAGTCCTCGCCGTCTCCTTTCTTGCGGCGAAGCACCGGGTGCATGGGGCCGGGCCGGCAAGTCTCTTCTTGGCACTCTTGTTTCTCTTGCGGGTGGTCTGGCTGCACCTATGTGACAAAGGTGCGAGTGGTCCTTCGTTCTTTATGAATGCCTTGTTCTGGCAGTTCGGACTGCCGTTTTTCGCCTGTTTTGTGGCGGCCTGGCTCGCCGCACGGAATGAAGCGGAAAAACTCCGGGCGTTCTATCAGATCTGTGCGATGCTGCTTGGTTTTGTCTGGTGCACTTTCCTGGTGCAGGACTATTTCGGGGGCCGCTACCTCTTCAGTTTCCGGGCTCAAAGTACGGAGCTTTATGCCTATTCCGTGGTCTGGCTGTTGCTGGCGGTGGTCTATCAGACGATTGGATTGTGGCGCGCGCAGCAAGTGATTCACCTCGGTTCGCTGATCCTCTTGCTCATAACTGTGGCCAAGGTCTTTCTCGTGGATGCGTCCGAGTTGGAAGGACTGTTCCGGGTGCTGTCTTTTCTCGGGCTTGGGATGGCTTTGATCGGTATTGGGTTCTTCTACAACAAGGTCGTGTTCAGTGTGAACCGCCGGGCTACCGCAGGCTCAGGAAGCGAACCGGAATAA
- a CDS encoding protein-L-isoaspartate(D-aspartate) O-methyltransferase, with product MAPYPEAVKLARGIRDPRVREAFCRVDRSRFVPATLQSAAWEDHPLPIGDNATISQPSLVAEMSAWLSTTPSARVLEIGTGSGYQTAILAGLCAEIYTMELNPDLARTARARLEALGFQNIHYKAGDGAKGWPEAAPFDRIIATVAFPGKPQALLDQLEDSGIALVPVGPDGGTQSLMRYRQVQQSYRSEAIIPVRFLSLR from the coding sequence ATGGCACCTTATCCGGAAGCAGTTAAGCTCGCCCGGGGAATCAGGGATCCCCGGGTAAGAGAGGCCTTTTGCCGCGTCGACCGCTCCCGCTTTGTGCCAGCCACACTTCAGTCGGCCGCCTGGGAGGACCACCCCTTGCCCATTGGTGACAATGCTACGATCTCCCAGCCAAGCCTGGTCGCAGAAATGAGCGCCTGGTTGTCAACCACCCCATCCGCGCGGGTCCTTGAAATCGGGACAGGCTCCGGCTATCAGACCGCCATACTGGCCGGGCTCTGCGCTGAAATCTACACTATGGAGCTCAACCCCGATCTGGCACGGACCGCCCGAGCCAGGCTGGAAGCGCTCGGCTTCCAAAACATCCACTACAAAGCCGGAGACGGGGCAAAAGGCTGGCCTGAAGCAGCGCCCTTCGACCGGATCATTGCTACGGTCGCCTTTCCCGGCAAGCCGCAAGCCCTGCTGGACCAACTGGAGGACAGCGGCATCGCGCTCGTACCGGTCGGACCGGACGGTGGCACACAATCCCTTATGCGCTATCGCCAAGTCCAACAGAGCTACCGAAGCGAAGCAATTATTCCGGTTCGCTTCCTGAGCCTGCGGTAG
- a CDS encoding 1,4-dihydroxy-2-naphthoate polyprenyltransferase, giving the protein MNNLHVWLEATRPKTLPAALAPVLLASALAKADGGFDWRAALICLAFALLIQIGTNFANDYLDGIKGTDTNARIGPQRAVASGLVTPATMKRVTIVTLAVAFCLGLALIPFGGWWLLAVGVSSVTCAWLYTGGPYPLAYNGLGDLFVVLFFGLIAVGCTYYVQTGGFTLDVFLLGLGCGLLVNNILIVNNYRDLDEDRQAGKRTLVVKLGRRWALRQYAASSLFAGSVVFWFILRGYGWYLLPSLVPVALGFRQAIRLPDLNGPCDFLGALKASGQVVALYGVLFSLGLVLA; this is encoded by the coding sequence ATGAACAATCTTCATGTCTGGTTGGAGGCCACGCGTCCCAAAACCCTGCCTGCTGCGCTGGCTCCGGTTTTGCTGGCTTCAGCGCTGGCGAAGGCGGATGGCGGCTTCGACTGGCGGGCGGCTTTGATCTGTCTGGCTTTCGCCTTGCTGATCCAGATCGGGACGAATTTCGCCAACGACTACCTGGATGGGATCAAAGGTACCGATACGAATGCACGGATTGGTCCCCAGCGCGCTGTTGCTTCCGGTTTGGTGACACCCGCGACGATGAAGCGGGTGACGATCGTGACGCTTGCGGTCGCATTCTGTCTCGGCCTTGCATTAATCCCCTTTGGCGGGTGGTGGTTGCTTGCGGTGGGTGTGTCTTCGGTGACCTGCGCCTGGTTGTATACCGGTGGGCCTTACCCCTTGGCCTATAACGGACTGGGAGATCTCTTTGTCGTTCTCTTTTTCGGCCTGATCGCCGTCGGTTGCACCTACTATGTTCAAACGGGTGGATTCACGCTCGATGTCTTCCTTCTGGGATTGGGCTGTGGTTTGCTCGTGAACAACATTCTGATCGTGAATAATTACCGGGATCTGGATGAGGACCGGCAGGCGGGGAAGCGTACTCTTGTCGTGAAACTGGGTCGGCGATGGGCGCTTCGGCAGTACGCAGCCTCTTCACTTTTTGCCGGTTCGGTGGTGTTTTGGTTCATTCTCCGTGGCTACGGGTGGTACTTGTTGCCATCGCTCGTTCCGGTCGCGCTGGGATTCCGGCAGGCGATCCGTCTGCCAGATTTGAACGGACCGTGCGACTTTCTTGGGGCTCTCAAGGCTTCCGGGCAAGTGGTGGCACTCTATGGCGTACTCTTCTCGCTCGGCTTGGTTTTAGCCTAG